One Mesorhizobium sp. J428 DNA segment encodes these proteins:
- the tcuA gene encoding FAD-dependent tricarballylate dehydrogenase TcuA codes for MHRKRDYDVIVVGGGNAALCAAISAAEEGASVVILERAPQDERGGNSVYTDGKFRAVYNGLSDVQALVPDLTEDEIATTDFGAYTEADFFDDMARLTKYRTDPELCEILVRSSREALFWLKENGVRFVPNYGRQAYRVDGRFKFWGGTTLYAQSGGPGLVESLYNRAKKLGIEVQYEAPVRDLIHDEAAGVTGVKALLDGELREITARAVVLACGGFEANAEWRAKYLGPGWDLAKVRGSRFNTGDGLAMALKIGAQPYGHWSGCHATAWERYAADFGDLATTPHYQRHSYTFGIVVNVKGERFIDEGADFRNYTYAKYGHEVLKQPEQVAWQIYDGKVLHLLTDEYRTRSVTKLRSDTLEGLIAQMEEVDRDQIRRTIEEYNAAVDQDVPFNANTLDGRSARGLKVPRSNWANTIDTGPFEAYAVTCGITFTFGGVRITKEGQVSDTNGRPIPGLFAAGEMVGGIFYFNYPGASGLTSGTVFGRLAGRHAARFKPVRERGMFDAQSYGAA; via the coding sequence ATGCATCGGAAACGAGATTACGACGTCATCGTCGTTGGTGGCGGCAATGCGGCGCTCTGCGCAGCGATCTCGGCGGCGGAGGAAGGCGCAAGTGTCGTCATACTCGAACGGGCACCGCAAGACGAACGGGGCGGCAACAGCGTCTACACCGACGGAAAATTCCGGGCCGTGTACAACGGACTGTCGGATGTACAGGCGCTTGTTCCCGACCTCACCGAAGACGAAATCGCAACAACCGATTTCGGCGCATATACCGAAGCCGACTTCTTCGACGACATGGCTCGACTGACGAAATACCGGACGGATCCGGAACTGTGCGAAATCCTCGTTCGCAGCAGCCGCGAAGCGCTTTTCTGGCTGAAGGAAAACGGCGTCCGCTTCGTGCCCAACTACGGCCGCCAGGCCTACAGGGTCGACGGGCGGTTCAAGTTCTGGGGCGGCACGACATTGTATGCACAGTCCGGCGGCCCGGGCCTTGTCGAGAGCCTCTACAATCGCGCGAAGAAACTCGGCATCGAAGTGCAATACGAGGCTCCGGTCAGGGATCTCATTCACGACGAGGCTGCCGGCGTCACCGGCGTAAAGGCGCTGCTGGACGGCGAGTTGCGGGAGATCACCGCGAGGGCCGTCGTGCTCGCATGCGGTGGCTTTGAGGCGAACGCCGAGTGGCGCGCCAAGTATCTCGGCCCGGGCTGGGACCTGGCCAAGGTGCGCGGCAGCAGGTTCAACACCGGCGATGGCCTTGCGATGGCCCTGAAGATCGGCGCGCAACCCTATGGCCACTGGTCGGGCTGCCACGCCACGGCTTGGGAACGATATGCGGCGGACTTCGGCGATCTGGCGACCACCCCGCATTACCAGCGGCACAGTTACACCTTCGGCATCGTTGTGAACGTCAAGGGCGAACGCTTCATCGATGAAGGAGCGGACTTCCGAAACTATACCTATGCCAAATACGGCCACGAAGTGCTCAAGCAGCCTGAACAGGTCGCCTGGCAGATCTACGACGGCAAGGTCCTGCACCTGCTGACCGACGAATACCGCACGCGCTCCGTCACCAAGCTGCGCTCCGATACGCTCGAAGGGCTGATCGCGCAGATGGAGGAGGTCGACCGGGACCAGATCCGCCGCACGATCGAGGAGTATAACGCTGCCGTCGACCAGGACGTGCCGTTCAACGCAAACACGCTCGACGGACGCAGCGCGCGCGGACTGAAGGTGCCCCGCAGCAACTGGGCCAACACGATCGACACAGGGCCGTTCGAAGCCTACGCCGTGACATGCGGCATCACCTTCACGTTCGGCGGCGTGCGCATCACCAAAGAAGGCCAGGTCAGCGACACGAACGGCCGCCCCATCCCCGGCCTGTTCGCCGCCGGCGAAATGGTGGGCGGGATTTTCTACTTCAATTATCCCGGAGCGAGCGGGCTCACGAGCGGCACCGTGTTCGGTCGTCTCGCAGGACGACACGCCGCGCGATTCAAGCCGGTTCGGGAAAGGGGCATGTTCGATGCGCAGAGCTACGGCGCGGCATGA
- a CDS encoding LysR substrate-binding domain-containing protein has product MKLQQLRYVVEIVKQGNHLSAAADALNTSQPGVSRQIQLLESELGVDIFQRTRNRIIGLTEPGEHVLAIAKRVTSDLAALRSLKLDLESVDKGTMVIATTHTQARYILPKIVADFIKRYPSVELVLKQGDPETICQMVDDGAADFAIGPETLTPYPDLLKISLSEIPRVVVGLQDHPIFSVPDLTYEALAAHPLIAYDFRYSGHWMVMQAFRRAGFEPRISLSAIDADVSKTYAKMGLGLSILTNVAYDREIDVGLAARDASRLFAPSRTTLALRPTTYIRPFILDFLSSLSDKLTAKMLRDAIRKAASRD; this is encoded by the coding sequence ATGAAACTACAGCAGCTCCGCTATGTCGTTGAAATCGTTAAGCAGGGGAACCATCTCTCCGCTGCAGCCGACGCCTTGAACACGTCCCAGCCCGGGGTAAGTCGGCAGATACAGCTGCTGGAGAGCGAGCTGGGCGTCGACATCTTCCAGCGCACGCGCAACCGCATCATCGGGTTGACCGAGCCGGGCGAACATGTGCTCGCAATCGCCAAGCGTGTAACCTCCGATCTCGCCGCCCTGCGGTCGCTGAAGCTGGATCTCGAATCCGTCGACAAGGGCACGATGGTCATAGCGACCACGCACACGCAGGCCCGCTATATCCTGCCGAAGATCGTGGCCGACTTCATTAAGCGCTATCCGTCCGTCGAACTCGTTCTCAAGCAGGGTGATCCCGAGACGATCTGCCAGATGGTGGATGACGGGGCGGCCGATTTCGCGATCGGGCCGGAGACGCTCACCCCCTATCCTGATCTGCTGAAAATATCTCTCTCCGAGATTCCGCGTGTCGTGGTCGGTCTTCAGGACCATCCGATCTTCTCGGTGCCGGACCTGACTTACGAGGCGCTCGCCGCGCATCCGCTGATTGCGTATGATTTTCGCTACAGCGGCCATTGGATGGTCATGCAGGCCTTCAGGCGGGCGGGTTTCGAACCGCGGATCAGCCTCAGCGCGATCGATGCCGACGTCAGCAAGACCTACGCCAAGATGGGCCTCGGACTGTCGATCCTGACCAATGTGGCTTACGACCGCGAGATCGATGTGGGACTTGCCGCGCGCGACGCAAGTCGCCTGTTCGCGCCGAGCCGCACAACGCTCGCCTTGAGGCCGACCACCTATATTCGCCCGTTCATCCTCGATTTCCTATCGTCGCTGTCGGATAAGCTGACTGCGAAGATGCTTCGCGATGCGATCCGAAAGGCCGCCAGTCGAGACTGA